A region from the Acidiferrobacter sp. SPIII_3 genome encodes:
- the hslU gene encoding ATP-dependent protease ATPase subunit HslU, with translation MSEMTPREIVQELDRHIVGQGAAKRAVAIALRNRWRRAQVQDAELRMEITPKNILMIGPTGCGKTEIARRLARLAHAPFLKVEATKFTEVGYVGRDVDSIVRDLAEIAVKMMRSQEMERVRAKAEDAAEERVLDALIPPARESAYSLTRSQAEHDGGAARQRFRQRLRMGELDDTEIEVELRAGPSGVEIFAPPGMEEMTSQLQGMFQNLGNKQTKLRRLKVREAMKLLTEEEAARLVNEDDMKARAIDLVEQHGIVFIDEIDKIVGRAENQGAQVSREGVQRDLLPLIEGSTVSTKYGMVRTDHILFIASGAFHVARPSDLIPELQGRLPIRVELDALTADDFERILKDTHASLTEQYAALLATEGLTLDFQRDGVRRIAELAFQVNERTENIGARRLHTLMERLLETVSYEAPDKSGTAVAVDAAYVDDHLSALAGNEDLARYIL, from the coding sequence ATGTCGGAGATGACGCCGCGGGAAATCGTGCAGGAGCTCGACCGTCATATCGTCGGTCAAGGGGCGGCCAAGAGGGCGGTGGCGATCGCGCTGCGTAATCGCTGGCGGCGCGCGCAGGTGCAGGATGCCGAGCTGCGCATGGAGATCACCCCGAAGAACATCCTCATGATCGGCCCGACCGGCTGCGGCAAGACCGAGATCGCGCGCAGGCTCGCGCGGCTTGCGCACGCCCCATTTCTGAAGGTGGAGGCAACCAAATTCACGGAAGTCGGCTATGTCGGACGCGACGTCGATTCCATCGTGCGTGACCTCGCGGAGATCGCCGTCAAGATGATGCGTTCGCAGGAGATGGAGCGGGTGCGCGCCAAGGCCGAGGATGCCGCCGAGGAGCGGGTGTTGGATGCCCTGATCCCGCCGGCCCGCGAGAGCGCCTACTCGCTTACGCGTTCGCAGGCCGAGCACGACGGCGGGGCGGCGCGCCAGCGCTTTCGGCAACGCCTGCGCATGGGTGAACTCGACGATACCGAGATCGAGGTCGAGCTGCGTGCCGGGCCCTCGGGGGTCGAGATATTCGCGCCACCGGGCATGGAAGAGATGACAAGCCAGCTGCAGGGGATGTTCCAGAATCTCGGCAACAAGCAGACCAAGCTCAGGCGTCTCAAGGTCCGTGAGGCCATGAAGCTTCTGACCGAGGAGGAGGCGGCCCGGCTCGTGAACGAGGACGACATGAAGGCGCGCGCCATCGATCTTGTCGAACAGCATGGCATCGTCTTCATCGACGAGATCGACAAGATCGTGGGGCGCGCGGAGAACCAGGGGGCGCAGGTGTCGCGGGAGGGGGTGCAGAGGGATCTGCTGCCGCTCATCGAGGGGTCTACGGTGTCCACCAAGTATGGGATGGTGCGCACCGACCACATCCTGTTCATCGCCTCGGGGGCGTTCCATGTGGCCCGCCCGTCCGACCTCATCCCGGAACTGCAGGGCCGTCTCCCGATCCGCGTGGAGCTCGATGCCCTGACCGCTGATGATTTCGAACGCATCCTGAAGGACACCCACGCCTCGCTCACCGAGCAGTATGCCGCCTTGCTCGCGACCGAGGGTCTTACCCTCGACTTCCAGCGCGACGGCGTGCGCCGCATCGCGGAACTCGCCTTTCAGGTGAACGAACGCACCGAGAACATCGGCGCGCGCCGCCTGCATACACTCATGGAAAGGCTTCTCGAGACTGTCTCCTACGAGGCCCCCGACAAGAGCGGCACGGCGGTCGCGGTCGATGCCGCCTACGTAGACGACCATCTCTCGGCGCTGGCCGGCAACGAGGACCTGGCGCGCTATATCCTCTAG
- the prmC gene encoding peptide chain release factor N(5)-glutamine methyltransferase encodes MTTVRAFLTEVTRPNPGWPAGRPPRCPAQEVWALGCHVLRRPLARLLAAGRAEGLDPEDEARWRALIARRALGEPLAYLVGHAEFWSLALTVTPDVLVPRPETEILVERALDTPVVEGACYLDVGTGSGAVALALKKERPRALVAACDHSPAALAVARANATALGLDVAFWNGSWTDAIAARSCDLVVSNPPYIESTDPCLDGDGLRYEPRGALDGGIDGLRAIAALIPAAVRVLRPGGRLLIEHGARQDGPVRSLFERAGLTDVVTHPDYAGHPRATGGIWRG; translated from the coding sequence ATGACGACCGTGCGCGCCTTCCTGACGGAGGTCACACGTCCGAACCCCGGGTGGCCCGCCGGGCGGCCGCCGCGCTGCCCCGCGCAGGAGGTATGGGCGCTCGGCTGCCATGTCCTGCGGCGCCCGCTGGCGCGGCTGCTGGCGGCAGGTAGGGCCGAGGGGCTGGACCCCGAGGACGAGGCGCGCTGGCGTGCGCTCATCGCGCGCCGCGCGCTCGGCGAGCCGCTTGCCTACCTCGTCGGGCACGCCGAATTCTGGTCGCTTGCGCTTACCGTCACACCAGATGTGCTGGTGCCGCGACCCGAGACCGAGATCCTGGTGGAGCGGGCACTGGACACGCCGGTCGTCGAGGGGGCTTGTTATCTCGATGTCGGGACCGGGTCGGGGGCGGTGGCGCTCGCCCTCAAAAAGGAGCGGCCGCGGGCGCTGGTCGCGGCCTGCGATCACAGCCCCGCGGCGCTTGCCGTGGCGCGCGCCAACGCCACGGCCTTGGGGCTCGACGTGGCCTTCTGGAACGGCTCCTGGACCGACGCGATCGCCGCGCGCTCTTGCGATCTCGTGGTGAGCAACCCCCCCTACATCGAGAGCACCGACCCCTGTCTCGACGGCGACGGGTTGCGATACGAGCCGCGCGGCGCCCTTGATGGCGGGATCGACGGCCTGCGCGCCATCGCCGCATTGATCCCCGCGGCGGTACGCGTCCTGCGCCCGGGCGGTCGTCTGCTCATCGAGCATGGCGCCCGGCAGGATGGCCCGGTGCGGTCACTCTTTGAACGCGCGGGCCTCACCGACGTCGTCACCCACCCCGACTATGCGGGTCACCCGCGCGCAACCGGGGGGATTTGGCGTGGATGA
- the prfA gene encoding peptide chain release factor 1 translates to MQASLTTKLERLASRLEETTAELSDPLVTQDQERFRRLSREHAELTPVVERFAAWRRAEEQMAAAQSLLQDTDPDVRAMAGEEIVSLTRLRESCEADLKRLMLPRDPNDERNIFLEVRAGTGGDEAALFAGDLYRMYAGYAARQGWQMEIVHASDGEHGGYKEIIARLAGPSVYSRLKFESGGHRVQRVPLTEAQGRIHTSACTVAVMAEVEEREITINPVDLKIDTFRASGAGGQHVNKTDSAIRVTHLPTGLVVECQDERSQHKNRSRALSILASRLREQELRAKQEQEAATRRRLVGSGDRSERIRTYNFPQGRVTDHRINLTLYRLERVLEGDLDELIDALIAEDQTEQLAALALE, encoded by the coding sequence ATGCAGGCCTCGCTGACCACCAAGCTCGAACGCCTGGCATCGCGGCTCGAGGAGACCACAGCCGAGCTCTCGGACCCGCTCGTGACCCAGGACCAGGAACGCTTCCGGCGGCTGTCGCGCGAACACGCCGAACTCACCCCGGTGGTGGAGCGTTTCGCGGCCTGGCGCCGGGCCGAGGAGCAGATGGCCGCCGCCCAATCCCTGCTGCAAGATACCGACCCCGACGTGCGCGCCATGGCGGGCGAGGAGATCGTATCGCTCACCCGCTTGCGCGAGTCCTGCGAGGCGGACCTCAAGCGTCTCATGTTGCCGCGTGATCCCAATGACGAACGCAACATCTTCCTTGAGGTGCGCGCCGGCACCGGCGGCGATGAGGCGGCGCTGTTCGCGGGTGACCTCTATCGCATGTACGCGGGTTATGCGGCGCGCCAGGGCTGGCAGATGGAGATCGTCCACGCAAGCGACGGCGAACATGGGGGCTACAAGGAGATCATTGCGCGATTGGCGGGCCCCTCGGTCTATTCACGACTCAAGTTTGAATCGGGGGGACACAGGGTCCAGCGCGTGCCGCTCACCGAGGCGCAGGGACGCATCCACACCTCGGCGTGCACGGTGGCGGTGATGGCCGAGGTGGAAGAGCGCGAGATCACGATCAACCCGGTGGACCTCAAGATCGACACCTTTCGCGCCTCGGGGGCCGGTGGCCAACATGTCAACAAGACCGATTCCGCGATTCGCGTCACGCACCTCCCCACGGGGCTTGTCGTCGAATGCCAGGACGAGCGGTCGCAACATAAGAACCGCTCGCGGGCGCTGTCGATCCTGGCCTCGCGACTGCGTGAACAGGAGTTACGCGCCAAACAGGAGCAGGAGGCGGCCACGCGCCGCCGGCTCGTGGGCAGCGGCGACCGCTCCGAGCGCATACGCACCTATAACTTTCCCCAGGGGCGGGTGACCGATCATCGCATCAATCTCACCCTCTACCGCCTGGAGCGCGTCCTCGAAGGCGACCTGGACGAACTGATCGACGCCTTGATCGCCGAGGACCAGACCGAACAGCTCGCCGCGCTCGCCCTCGAATGA
- a CDS encoding Hsp20/alpha crystallin family protein, whose protein sequence is MAALMPSPTNSGWTLVNDELDNLLEGFFRPLRRRAENGVATGAVPAMDVTERENEYVIRMDMPGVNREDIDITLAEGVLTVSGEVKRQHEDKAGDRLIREERCYGKLSRSVRLGSHIDDKKVSANYKDGVLELTLPKAEEMKPKKITVA, encoded by the coding sequence ATGGCAGCTTTGATGCCGAGCCCGACGAATTCGGGATGGACCCTTGTGAACGATGAGCTGGACAATCTGTTGGAGGGCTTTTTCCGGCCCCTGCGGCGCCGGGCCGAGAATGGCGTGGCGACAGGCGCGGTACCGGCCATGGACGTGACCGAGCGCGAGAACGAGTATGTGATCCGCATGGACATGCCGGGCGTCAATCGCGAGGATATCGACATTACACTCGCCGAGGGTGTATTGACGGTCTCCGGCGAGGTCAAGCGCCAGCATGAGGATAAGGCGGGCGACCGCCTGATCCGCGAGGAGCGCTGCTACGGCAAACTGTCGCGCAGCGTGCGTCTCGGGTCGCATATCGACGACAAGAAGGTGTCGGCGAACTATAAGGATGGTGTACTGGAGCTTACGCTGCCGAAGGCCGAGGAGATGAAGCCGAAGAAGATCACGGTCGCCTAA
- the hemA gene encoding glutamyl-tRNA reductase translates to MHLVTLGINHKTAPVALREQAAFDPQTLPDALRAVTEAGAGEATILSTCNRTELYCGLDSASDESLIDWFCHYHRLTPRTVRPYLYVHDGRLAVAHAFRVASGLDSLVLGEPQILGQMKTAFAAAHKAGTTGKLLNRLFQHTFSVAKQVRTDTAIGANAVSVAYAAVSLARRIFDNLSHQTVLLIGAGEMIELAARHLKEQGIRRMIVANRTVERASSLGGIYGAEAVSLLELSDYLASADIVISCTASLLPLLGKGAVESALKARKHRPMFLVDLAVPRDIEPEVGELPDVYLYTIDDLKGVIEENMESRQAAARQAETIIEGEVIEFMRWVRSLDSVPTVRALRAATEALRDAELERARRALERGEPAEQVLLRFAHALTNKFMHAPSTTLRDARTGSDLDLVGATRALFQLDDKAS, encoded by the coding sequence ATGCACCTCGTAACACTGGGCATCAACCATAAAACCGCACCGGTCGCACTCCGCGAGCAGGCGGCCTTTGATCCGCAGACCCTGCCCGATGCCCTGCGCGCCGTGACCGAGGCCGGGGCCGGCGAGGCCACGATCCTGTCGACCTGCAACCGCACGGAACTCTACTGCGGCCTGGACAGCGCCTCCGACGAATCGCTGATCGACTGGTTTTGTCACTACCACAGGCTCACCCCGCGCACGGTCCGTCCGTATCTCTATGTTCATGATGGCCGGCTCGCGGTCGCGCACGCCTTTCGCGTGGCCTCCGGCCTCGACTCCCTGGTCCTCGGGGAACCGCAGATACTGGGGCAGATGAAGACCGCGTTCGCCGCGGCCCACAAGGCCGGGACTACCGGCAAGCTCTTGAATCGCCTGTTCCAGCACACCTTCTCGGTCGCAAAGCAGGTGCGCACCGACACCGCCATCGGCGCCAATGCGGTGTCGGTGGCGTACGCGGCCGTGAGTCTCGCCCGGCGCATCTTCGACAATCTGTCTCATCAGACGGTGCTCTTGATCGGCGCCGGCGAAATGATAGAGCTGGCCGCCCGCCACCTGAAGGAGCAAGGGATCCGGCGCATGATCGTGGCCAATCGGACCGTCGAACGCGCAAGCAGCCTCGGGGGCATCTACGGGGCCGAGGCGGTGTCGCTTCTCGAGCTCTCGGACTATCTGGCGAGCGCCGATATCGTGATCTCCTGCACCGCGAGTCTTCTGCCACTGCTTGGGAAGGGCGCGGTGGAAAGCGCACTGAAGGCGCGCAAGCACCGGCCGATGTTTCTCGTCGATCTCGCCGTGCCACGCGACATAGAGCCGGAGGTCGGCGAGCTGCCTGACGTCTATCTGTACACCATAGACGACCTGAAAGGCGTCATAGAGGAGAACATGGAATCGCGTCAGGCCGCCGCTCGTCAGGCGGAGACCATCATTGAAGGCGAGGTGATCGAGTTCATGCGCTGGGTGCGCTCACTGGATTCGGTGCCCACGGTACGCGCGCTACGGGCCGCCACCGAGGCCTTGCGGGACGCCGAGCTCGAACGCGCCCGGCGGGCGCTGGAGCGCGGCGAGCCCGCCGAGCAGGTGCTGCTGCGCTTCGCCCATGCCCTCACCAACAAATTCATGCACGCCCCGAGCACGACCTTGCGGGATGCCAGGACCGGCAGCGATCTCGATCTGGTCGGCGCAACCCGCGCCCTGTTCCAGCTCGACGACAAGGCGTCCTGA
- the slmA gene encoding nucleoid occlusion factor SlmA: MARPRRGERRQEILETLARLLEESSGAPITTAQLASAVGVSEAALYRHFPSKARMFEALFEFIEESLFTRINRIGAEPVASSIKIGQVLHLWLAFADKNHGLANLLQGAVLAGEHERLRDRLAQLYERLETHLRALLRDAHLPPGLPAPSVCAQLLLATADGRVAQAVRTRFRISPLAEWDAQWAVLSAALFAHELAS, from the coding sequence ATGGCCCGGCCACGTCGCGGCGAGCGCCGTCAGGAGATCCTGGAGACCTTGGCGCGCCTTCTCGAGGAGAGCTCGGGGGCGCCCATCACCACCGCCCAGCTGGCGTCGGCGGTGGGTGTGTCCGAGGCCGCACTCTATCGGCATTTTCCCAGCAAGGCGCGGATGTTCGAGGCACTGTTCGAGTTCATCGAAGAAAGCCTCTTTACGCGCATCAACCGCATCGGCGCAGAACCGGTCGCGAGCTCCATCAAAATCGGCCAGGTTCTGCATCTGTGGCTGGCCTTTGCCGACAAGAATCACGGGCTTGCGAACCTGCTCCAGGGGGCGGTGCTGGCCGGAGAGCACGAGCGCCTGCGCGACCGGCTGGCGCAACTCTATGAGCGTCTGGAGACCCACCTGCGCGCCCTCTTGCGGGACGCCCATCTCCCCCCGGGCCTGCCTGCGCCCTCGGTCTGCGCCCAGCTCTTGCTGGCGACCGCCGACGGGCGCGTGGCGCAGGCCGTGCGCACGCGATTTCGCATATCGCCGCTCGCCGAGTGGGACGCCCAGTGGGCGGTTCTTAGCGCCGCGCTGTTCGCCCACGAGTTGGCATCTTAG
- a CDS encoding HesA/MoeB/ThiF family protein, with protein MDDAALLRHSAHIFLPEMGVEGVLRLTRARVLIVGLGGLGSVVALYLARAGVGELVLADPDTVALSNLPRQILYADRHVGQLKTDAAREALAALGANGLRLVPERLLGARLTEEVARVDLVCDASDNFTTRFAINEACAQAAIPLVSAAVIRMTGQLLVVHPGDTAAGCYRCLYPEGGEDTESCSERGVLGPVAGALATLQAAEAMKILAGIPTPLSHDLWVFDGATLESRRVRRHRDPDCPVCKTRS; from the coding sequence GTGGATGACGCCGCACTCCTGCGCCATAGCGCCCATATCTTCCTGCCGGAAATGGGTGTCGAGGGGGTCTTGCGTCTCACCCGCGCGCGCGTGCTGATCGTGGGCCTGGGGGGTCTCGGCTCGGTCGTGGCCTTGTATCTGGCGCGCGCCGGGGTCGGCGAACTCGTGCTGGCCGATCCCGACACCGTGGCCCTCTCCAACCTCCCGCGCCAGATCCTGTACGCCGACCGTCATGTCGGTCAGCTGAAGACCGATGCCGCGCGCGAGGCCCTCGCGGCCCTGGGGGCGAACGGCCTGCGCCTCGTCCCGGAGCGCCTGCTCGGCGCGCGCCTGACGGAGGAGGTGGCGCGCGTCGACCTGGTGTGCGATGCCTCCGACAATTTCACCACGCGCTTTGCCATCAATGAGGCCTGCGCGCAGGCCGCCATCCCCCTGGTGTCGGCGGCGGTGATCCGCATGACGGGCCAATTGCTCGTGGTGCATCCGGGCGACACCGCCGCCGGCTGCTATCGCTGCCTGTACCCCGAGGGCGGAGAGGATACCGAGAGCTGTTCCGAGCGCGGGGTCCTGGGGCCTGTGGCCGGGGCGCTCGCCACCTTGCAGGCCGCCGAGGCCATGAAAATACTGGCCGGTATCCCCACGCCCCTATCCCACGATCTGTGGGTATTCGATGGCGCAACGCTGGAGAGCCGTCGCGTCCGGCGTCACCGGGACCCCGACTGCCCGGTGTGCAAAACCCGGTCCTGA
- a CDS encoding CBS domain-containing protein yields MLVKDVMTTKMKTVRPDSALRDVATVLGFYHISGLPVVTEDGTLVGVISEKDVLQALYPKIGDAIQLSASVQFGDLDSEFRDVMDARVSEFMTAHVFTVGPEDQILRAVAVMIAHKIRRIPVAVDHKLVGILSIGDVHKAVLKETFDHKLGQGGKKPQLKPRV; encoded by the coding sequence ATGCTCGTAAAAGACGTCATGACCACGAAAATGAAGACCGTGCGGCCGGATAGCGCGCTGCGCGACGTGGCGACCGTGCTCGGGTTCTACCACATAAGCGGTCTGCCGGTGGTGACCGAGGACGGGACCCTCGTCGGCGTGATATCCGAGAAAGACGTGCTACAGGCCTTGTACCCAAAAATCGGCGACGCCATCCAGCTGTCGGCATCCGTGCAGTTCGGGGATCTCGACAGCGAGTTTCGCGACGTCATGGATGCGCGGGTCTCGGAATTCATGACCGCCCATGTGTTTACCGTGGGGCCCGAGGATCAGATCCTGCGCGCGGTGGCGGTCATGATCGCCCACAAGATCCGGCGCATTCCCGTGGCCGTGGACCACAAGCTCGTCGGCATCCTCAGCATCGGCGACGTCCACAAGGCGGTCTTGAAGGAGACCTTCGACCACAAACTTGGTCAGGGCGGCAAGAAGCCGCAGTTAAAGCCGCGCGTATAG
- the argB gene encoding acetylglutamate kinase, which yields MPSSSSVGLLIEALPYIRKFQGKTFVIKYGGNAMVDPALKDGFARDIVLMKLVGMNPVVVHGGGPQIGRLLARIGKESQFVQGMRVTDQETMDVVEMVLGGLVNKEIVHLINRHGGKAVGLSGKDGAMIRARKLALHAVPGEGLPSEIIDIGHVGEVTGINAELVSLLDGGDFIPVIAPIGIGDDGATYNINADLVAGYLAATLGAEKLLLLTNTAGVLGADGQLMARVDAAHVERLVAEGVIHGGMLPKVRCALDAVAAGVGSAHIVDGRVAHAVLLEVLTDDGVGTLIHA from the coding sequence GTGCCGTCTTCGTCGTCCGTCGGCCTCCTCATCGAGGCGCTTCCCTATATCCGAAAGTTCCAAGGCAAGACCTTCGTGATCAAATACGGGGGCAACGCCATGGTGGATCCGGCCCTGAAGGATGGGTTCGCGCGCGACATCGTGTTGATGAAGCTCGTGGGCATGAACCCGGTCGTGGTCCATGGCGGCGGCCCCCAGATCGGCCGGCTGCTTGCGCGTATCGGCAAGGAAAGCCAGTTCGTGCAAGGGATGCGCGTCACCGACCAGGAGACGATGGATGTCGTCGAGATGGTCCTCGGGGGGCTCGTCAACAAGGAGATCGTGCACCTGATCAATCGCCACGGCGGTAAGGCGGTGGGGCTGTCCGGCAAGGACGGGGCCATGATAAGGGCCCGCAAACTGGCCCTGCACGCGGTCCCGGGCGAGGGCCTGCCAAGCGAAATCATCGACATAGGGCATGTCGGCGAGGTCACGGGCATAAACGCGGAGCTCGTGAGCCTGCTCGACGGGGGCGATTTCATCCCGGTCATAGCCCCGATCGGGATCGGCGACGACGGGGCGACCTATAATATCAATGCCGACCTCGTCGCCGGCTATCTGGCGGCGACCCTGGGTGCTGAAAAGCTGTTGTTGCTGACCAATACCGCCGGTGTTCTGGGGGCGGACGGACAGCTGATGGCGCGTGTCGATGCCGCGCATGTCGAACGGCTGGTGGCCGAGGGGGTGATCCACGGCGGGATGCTCCCCAAGGTGCGTTGTGCGTTGGACGCGGTGGCCGCCGGGGTCGGATCGGCGCATATCGTCGACGGGCGCGTCGCCCATGCGGTATTGCTCGAGGTTCTGACCGACGACGGCGTCGGCACGTTGATCCACGCCTGA
- a CDS encoding plasma-membrane proton-efflux P-type ATPase encodes MMGEAASEHKSDHVVNPKGLTSEEVTRLLAEHGPNVIAEDKPNPFRLFFKKLWGPVPWMLEATLVLEIIMGNNIEGLIIGFLLIFNAILGFMHQQKAQNALNMLRTRLQIMARVLRDGAWKQVASSELVPGDYVHLRVGDFAPADLVIAEGQVLVDQSALTGESVPVEREPGEVVYSGSVLRRGEASGSVTATGSKSFFGKTAELMRGAGSRSHAEELVMSIVRYLLLMDAALVIAILIYAAITGLSLLKVMPFALILLVASVPVALTATFTLTSAVASLDLSSKGVLLTRLAAIEESAAMNELCSDKTGTLTLNELTLSGMQTADGVDDADLLLMGALASDERTQDPLDKAILARLAETGVRAPEKTGFTPFDPATKRSEATFLRDGETWRAVKGAPHVVAKLAGADGEFWETAIADLAASGARVLGVAAGREGALSFKGLIALADPPRPEARGIISDLRQLGVRVRMVTGDSMATARVVAAELGMEGVVIGGRDEIAKGDICDIYAGVYPEDKFRLVQTFQNVGHTVGMTGDGVNDAPALKQAEVGIAVSTATDVAKAAASMVLTESGLKGVVEAVKTGRRVYQRLLTYTLNKIVKTIQVAVFLSLGLIVFRHFVVTPLLVLLLLFANDFVTMSIANDNVRVSREPDIWNVRVLIKTSVIIAIAWLVYIFAVFGVGKDVMGLPIPELRTLSFLGLVYSGLSNVLLVRERSYMWSSRPGTYLLLAIVGDVIMVSVLAHFGVFMAPVAWSAIGLLLAFTILFVTLLDLIKVPLLRSPSSRPVEAGAA; translated from the coding sequence ATGATGGGCGAGGCAGCGAGCGAGCACAAGAGTGATCATGTGGTAAACCCCAAGGGCCTGACCAGCGAAGAGGTGACGCGGTTATTGGCCGAGCACGGACCGAATGTCATCGCCGAGGACAAACCCAATCCGTTCCGGCTGTTTTTCAAAAAGCTATGGGGGCCGGTGCCGTGGATGCTCGAGGCCACCTTGGTCCTCGAGATCATCATGGGTAACAACATCGAAGGCCTCATCATCGGCTTTCTGCTGATATTCAACGCCATCCTCGGTTTCATGCATCAGCAAAAGGCCCAGAACGCCCTCAATATGCTAAGGACGCGCCTGCAGATCATGGCGCGCGTGCTGCGCGATGGCGCATGGAAGCAGGTCGCCTCCTCCGAGCTCGTGCCCGGGGACTATGTGCATCTGCGCGTCGGCGACTTCGCGCCCGCGGATCTTGTGATCGCCGAGGGGCAGGTGCTGGTCGATCAATCGGCGCTCACCGGGGAATCGGTGCCGGTGGAGCGCGAGCCGGGGGAGGTCGTATATTCGGGGTCGGTACTGCGTCGCGGAGAGGCGAGCGGCAGCGTGACGGCGACCGGCAGCAAGAGCTTCTTTGGCAAGACCGCGGAGCTGATGCGCGGCGCCGGGAGCCGCAGCCATGCCGAGGAGCTGGTGATGTCCATCGTCCGTTATCTGCTGCTGATGGACGCCGCGCTGGTGATTGCGATCCTCATCTACGCGGCCATCACCGGGCTTTCGCTCCTGAAGGTGATGCCGTTTGCGCTCATCTTGCTCGTCGCCTCGGTGCCGGTCGCGCTCACCGCGACCTTCACGCTCACGAGCGCCGTGGCCTCACTCGATCTGTCGAGCAAGGGTGTGCTGCTCACGCGGCTTGCGGCCATCGAGGAATCGGCGGCCATGAACGAGCTTTGCAGCGACAAGACCGGGACCTTGACCCTGAACGAACTCACGCTCTCGGGCATGCAGACGGCCGACGGCGTGGACGACGCCGACCTGCTGCTCATGGGTGCGCTCGCAAGCGACGAACGCACCCAGGACCCCTTGGATAAGGCGATCCTGGCGCGGCTTGCGGAGACCGGTGTTCGCGCCCCCGAAAAGACCGGCTTCACGCCCTTCGACCCGGCCACCAAACGCTCCGAGGCGACCTTCCTGCGCGACGGCGAGACATGGCGCGCGGTGAAGGGCGCCCCACACGTGGTGGCCAAGCTCGCCGGCGCCGATGGCGAGTTCTGGGAGACCGCGATCGCCGACCTCGCCGCGAGCGGGGCACGCGTGCTCGGGGTCGCCGCCGGCCGCGAGGGGGCGCTTTCGTTCAAGGGACTGATCGCGCTTGCCGACCCGCCACGCCCCGAGGCGCGCGGCATCATATCCGATCTCCGCCAGTTGGGCGTGAGGGTGCGCATGGTGACCGGCGACAGCATGGCGACCGCGCGGGTCGTGGCCGCGGAGCTCGGCATGGAGGGGGTGGTCATCGGCGGCCGCGACGAGATCGCCAAGGGCGACATCTGTGACATCTACGCCGGCGTCTATCCGGAAGACAAGTTCCGCCTGGTGCAGACCTTCCAGAACGTCGGACACACGGTCGGGATGACCGGCGACGGCGTGAACGACGCGCCGGCCTTGAAACAGGCGGAGGTCGGGATCGCGGTGTCGACCGCCACCGACGTGGCCAAGGCGGCGGCCAGCATGGTGCTGACCGAATCCGGCCTTAAGGGGGTGGTGGAGGCGGTCAAGACCGGGCGGCGGGTCTATCAGCGGCTTTTGACCTACACCCTGAACAAGATCGTGAAGACCATACAGGTGGCGGTGTTTCTGAGCCTTGGGCTGATCGTGTTCCGGCACTTCGTGGTGACGCCGCTGCTCGTGCTGTTGCTGCTGTTCGCCAATGACTTCGTGACCATGTCGATTGCCAACGACAACGTGCGCGTGTCGCGTGAACCGGACATCTGGAACGTGCGCGTGCTCATCAAGACCTCGGTCATCATTGCCATCGCATGGCTCGTCTACATCTTCGCGGTGTTTGGCGTGGGTAAGGACGTCATGGGCCTGCCCATCCCCGAACTGCGCACCCTGAGCTTCCTGGGTCTCGTGTATTCGGGTCTGTCCAACGTGCTTCTGGTGCGCGAGCGCTCCTATATGTGGTCCTCGCGCCCGGGCACCTATCTGCTGCTCGCGATCGTGGGCGACGTCATCATGGTCTCCGTGCTCGCGCACTTCGGGGTGTTCATGGCGCCCGTTGCGTGGTCGGCGATCGGCCTGCTGCTTGCGTTCACAATCCTCTTTGTGACGCTGCTCGATCTCATAAAGGTGCCGTTATTGCGCTCCCCGAGCTCGCGACCCGTCGAGGCCGGCGCCGCCTAA